A genome region from Oenanthe melanoleuca isolate GR-GAL-2019-014 chromosome 2, OMel1.0, whole genome shotgun sequence includes the following:
- the LOC130249859 gene encoding transthyretin codes for MAFQSVLFVFLAGLVFFSEAAPLVSHGSVDSKCPLMVKVLDAVRGSPASDVTVKVFKQAEDGSWQDFAVGKTTEYGEIHELTTEEQFVEGKYMVKFETSSYWKALGLSAFHEYADVVFTANDSGHRHYTIAALLSPFSYSTTAVVTDPQE; via the exons ATGGCCTTTCAGTCTGtgctctttgttttcttagCTGGACTGGtatttttctctgaagctgCACCACTG GTCTCCCATGGCTCTGTTGATTCCAAATGCCCTCTTATGGTGAAAGTGCTGGATGCAGTCAGAGGAAGCCCTGCATCTGATGTAACTGTTAAAGTTTTTAAACAGGCTGAAGATGGAAGCTGGCAGGACTTTGCTGTTGG GAAAACCACAGAGTATGGAGAGATTCATGAGCTCACGACAGAAGAACAGTTTGTAGAGGGAAAATACATGGTGAAGTTTGAAACCAGCTCTTACTGGAAGGCACTTGGGCTTTCTGCATTCCATGAATATGCTGAT GTGGTGTTCACTGCGAACGATTCCGGTCACCGCCACTACACCATCGCTGCTCTCCTCAGCCCTTTCTCCTACTCCACCACTGCTGTTGTCACTGACCCCCAGGAATAA